The Pandoraea vervacti DNA window CGACCCACGGCGTCGATTTCGTCGATGAACACGATACAGGGCGATTGCTTCTTCGCATTTTCGAACATGTCGCGAACACGGGCAGCGCCCACGCCGACGAACATTTCCACGAAGTCCGAGCCCGAGATGCTGAAGAACGGCACCTTGGCTTCGCCGGCAATCGCACGCGCGAGCAGCGTCTTACCGGTTCCCGGCGGGCCGACGAGCAACACGCCACGCGGAATACGACCGCCCAGCTTCTGGAATTTCTGCGGATCTTTCAGGAAGTCGACCAGTTCGCCGACCTCATACTTGGCTTCGTCGCAACCCGCGACGTCGGCAAATGTGACCGGATTGGCATTCTCGTCGATGAGGCGCGCGCGGGATTTGCCGAAGGAAAAGGCACCGCCCTTACCTCCCCCCTGCATCTGTCGCATCATGTAGAACCAGAAGCCGATGATCAGCAACGTGGGACCGAGGTAGTAAAGGGCGGACATGAGCACGTTCGGTTCATCGTCGGCCTTACCCGAGACCTGAACGCCGTACTTCATGAGATCGCCAACCATCCAGATGTCGCCCGGCGACACGATGGTATATTTCTGGCCGTCGCTGGGCGTCACCTGAAGGCTGCGCCCCTGAACCACCACGTTCTTGATTTTGCCGTTCTTGGCATCGTCCATGAACTGGGAGTACGTCACGCCCTCCTGGACGTGCGGCTTGTCGAACTGTTTAAAAACAGTAAACAAGACCAGCGCGATGACTAACCACACCGCCGCTTTGGAAAACATATTATTGTTCAAAGCGTTGCTCCTTCATGAAATCGCTTCGCGCCAGGAATTCATTCTAATCCACTCGCAGGCGCACCGCTATAGTGATTCTCTACCGCCACCATAGCGCCGGTGCGCTGGTTTGACGGGCATCAAGCCGGTTTTTTCAAACCCCGACCCAGAATGAACGTTTCGGAGGATTTGTCTCGGGACGCCTTCGGCTTGCGCGGCGCCACGGTTTTGAACTGGTGTTTGAATTTTTCGACAATCTGGCTATAGCCGCTGCCGTGGAAACATTTGACCAGTAACGCTCCTTCCGGTTTCAGGTGTCGCTGTGCAAAATCCAGCGCCAGATCGCATAGATGCTCGATCCGCGCCGCATCGGCCGACGCCACACCGGACAAGTTGGGGGCCATATCGGAAACTACAAGGTCGACTTTCCGGCCAGCGACGATTTCTTCCAGCTGTTCGAGCACACTGTCCTCACGGAAGTCGCCCTGCAGGAAATGGACGTCGGCAATCGGCTCCATCGGCAGAATATCCAGCGCGATGATCGTCCCGTCGATGCCGCCGTCGACGCGCTTGCCCGCCGCCAGCTTGTTACGAGCGTACTGACTCCAGCTGCCCGGCGTCGATCCGAGGTCGACAATGACCTGACCCGGCTTGATCAGCCGGTCCTGTTCGTCGATCTCCTTGAGCTTGTAGGCCGCACGGGCGCGATAACCCTCGCGCTGCGCCATTTTGACGTAGGGATCGTTGATGTGATCGTGCAACCACGCGTGGTTGAAACGGTTTTTTGCCATAATTCTTCAAAAACACTGCGAATTTGCAGGATAATACGCCCTTGCGCGCCCAAAATCCCTTAGCCGGTCGGCAGATGCCGCCGGCCTCGTAAGCTGGATACCACGGTTTGCGGGCGCATCCTAACTCGTTTGTCTCGTCTGTCTTCTATGCCCGCTTTGACCCTGACCCCGGCGCAACGCGCCGACTTGCGCTCTGCCGCCCATGCGCTGAATCCCGTCGTTCTGATCGGCGCCGATGGCTTGACGCCGGCGGTGCTCAAGGAAATCGACGGCGCCCTGAAGGCCCACGAACTGATCAAAGTGCGTGTGTTCGGCGACGAACGTGACGCACGCGTGGCCATTTACGAATCCATCTGCGACCAGTTGGGCGCGGCGCCCGTACAACACATCGGCAAGTTGCTGGTGCTGTATCGTCCGACTCGTCCGACCCCGGATGAAAAACCGACGCCCGTTCGCGCCCGGTCCGGCGGCACCGGCACGACGGTCAAGGGCCGCGCCCCGCGCACCGTGACCGTCGTCAAGACCAGCACCAACGCCGGTCGTCGCCCGACCGTCAAGAAAGTCACGGTCGCCGGCAACGAACGCATGACGGCGGGTGGCATCGTCAAGCGCGCAAAGAAACGCCAGACCAGCGTCAAGCGCCAGCGCAACGACTAAGTCGCCAAACGCGACGCACTCAACGCGTTTCGCCCGCCCTCAAAAGAACGCGCCCTGACATCGTCGGGCGCGTTTTTTGTTGGTGAAACGGCAAAGTCGGGTACAAAACGGGTACGGAACGGACAGGAAACGGGCATGGGTCGGCCACGCTCGCCCACCGCTGCGGCTTTTAGCCGCGCACCGGCTGTCGCCAGATCAGCGCAACGCCAAGCAGGCTTTGCAGCAGATAGATACCGCTCGAAATGCCGTGAAGCATGCCAAAACGTGCGGCATGGGCCGATTGGCCAATGTCCACGCCGGACGCTTCCGCCTGCGCGCGCAGCTGTGCCATGAAAGGCTGCAAAGCGAACGAGCTGATCAGCACGCACACCATCATCGCCACCGCCAGCCAGCGCAGCACCCGGTAGCTACGCGCCACCGACGCATCGGCCGTACGCGAGATGAGCGCCGTCGCCAGCCAGACCAGCAACACACCACAGACCAGACTCAGCCAGGCCTGGGAGTGAAACAGTCGCCCGGCGACCGTGCCGGCCACCATGCGCGACTCAAGCACGGCGAAGAGCGTGGGGGCCACGAGGTAACCGATGGCCCACTGGCTGCCGCACCAGACGGTCGCAATCAGCCGGAACAGACGTTCGAGCCGTGGCGCGCCGCCGGTAGACGTCACGTCAGACGTAGCGGACATCGATGATCTCGTACTCACGCACGCCGCTCGGGGCCTGCACTTCGGCCACATCGCCTGCGTACTTACCGATCAATGCACGGGCAATCGGCGAACTCACCGAAATCTTGCCGTGCTCCAGGTCCGCTTCGTCGTCACCGACGATTTGATACTCGACCGTGCCGCCGTTCTCGAGGTCTTCGAGCTCGACGGTCGCAGCAAAGACCACGCGGCCCTCGGCGTCGAGCGCCGCCGGGTCGATAATCTGGGCTGCCGAGAGCTTCGATTCCAGATCGGCAATGCGACCTTCGATGAAGCCCTGCTTTTCCTTTGCGGCGTCGTACTCCGCATTTTCCGACAGATCGCCCTGCGCACGGGCTTCAGCAATCGCAGTGATCACGTTCGGACGTTCGACGGTCTTCAGGCGGTGCAGCTCTTCCTTGAGCAGCTCAGCGCCCCGCTTGGTCAGAGGAATGGTACTCATGCGCGTTGTTCCGAAAGACAAAAAAATTGCCGCAGCTAAGCCGCATTCGCACTTTTTGCGAACGCCGCTCGACCGCGGCTGTGACACCTGTGTTGCGCTAGTGTAGCAGAGTTGCCGACGCTGCCAACCGGAGGACCGGTCGTGCGGCGCGGCACCCTACGCAGAGCACAATCGGTGCGCGTTTAAAGCATTTGGCGCCCCCAACAGGGATCAGTTCCCCGACGGGCGCGCCATTTGTTTTGCGTCTTTGCCCGGAACGGCGACAACCACCGACCATCCCGGGCGCACCCACCGCAACGCGCCAGCTTACGCCGGCAGTTGCGCATGCAGCCCCTGAAGGTCATAGACCTCGAGGTTTTGCAGGTATTTCAAGCCTTCCACGGCGGCGCGGGCGCCCGAGATCGTCGTGTAATACGTGACCTTGTGCGCCTGTGCCGACATCCGGATCGAGCGCGAATCGGCAATCGCGGTGCGGGTTTCATCCACCGTGGTGAACACCAGCGCGATTTCGCCGTTCTTGATCATGTCGACAATGTGCGGACGGCCGTCCTTCACCTTGTTGACCACACGCACGGGGATTCCGGCGGCTTCGATTGCGGCGGCGGTGCCGCGCGTGGCGATGATCGGGTAGCCCAGCGCGTGCAACATGCGGGCGACTTCGACAGCGCGCGGCTTGTCGGCATCCTTGACCGTGAGCAACACCGTGCCCGACGCGGGCAGGCGCGAGCCCGCCGCCAGTTGCGACTTGAAGAGCGCTTCACCGAACGTGCGGCCAACCCCCATCACTTCGCCCGTCGAGCGCATTTCCGGTCCAAGCACCGGGTCGACACCCGGGAACTTCACGAACGGGAACACCGCTTCCTTGACGCTGTAGTACGGCGGCACGACCTCGCCGTTCACGCCTTGCGACGTGAGCGACTGCCCGGCCATCGCGCGCGCGGCGATCTTGGCCAACTGACGGCCGGTCGCCTTCGACACGTACGGCACCGTACGCGAGGCGCGCGGATTCACTTCCAGCACATAGATCGTGTCGACGCCGTTGCCCTGTTGAATCGCGAACTGCACGTTCATCAGGCCGACCACGTTCAGCGCCCTGGCCATCTCGGCCGTCTGACGCTTGAGCTCGGCAATGGTCTCGGCCGACAGCGAGTACGGCGGCAGCGAGCAGGCCGAGTCGCCCGAGTGAACGCCCGCCTGTTCGATGTGCTCCATCACGCCGCCGATGTAGACGTCCTTACCGTCCGAAATGCAGTCGACGTCGCACTCGATCGCATCGTCGAGGAAGCGATCGAGCAGCACCGGGCTGTCGTTGCTCACCTTGACGGCCTCGCGCATGTAGCGCTCCAGGTCACGCGGCTCGTGCACGATTTCCATCGCGCGACCGCCCAGCACGTACGACGGGCGAACCACCAGCGGATAGCCGATCTCGGCCGCCAGCTTGAGGGCTTCGTCTTCGGCGCGGGCCGTACGGTTCGGCGGCTGACGCAGTCCGAGGTCCTGCAGCAGCTTCTGGAAGCGCTCGCGGTCTTCTGCGGCGTCGATCATGTCAGGGCTCGTGCCGATGATCGGCACACCATTCGCTTCGAGATCGAGCGCGAGCTTCAGCGGGGTCTGACCGCCATATTGGACGATCACGCCGACCGGCTTTTCCAGATCCACGATTTCCAGCACGTCTTCGAGCGTGACCGGTTCGAAGTACAGGCGATCGGACGTGTCATAGTCCGTCGACACCGTTTCCGGGTTGCAGTTGACCATGATGGTCTCGTACCCGTCTTCGCGCAGCGCGAGCGCGGCGTGCACGCAGCAATAGTCGAACTCGATACCCTGACCGATACGATTCGGGCCACCGCCCAGCACCATGATCTTCTTCTTGTCGGTCGGCTGGGCTTCGCACTCTTCCTCGTAGGTCGAGTACATGTATGCGGTGTTCGTCGAGAATTCGGCGGCGCACGTGTCCACGCGCTTGTAGACCGGGCGCACCTTCTGGGCGATACGCGCCTTGCGAACGGCAGTCTGATCGGTGCCGAGCAGCTTGGCCAGACGGCGATCCGAGAAGCCGCTTTGCTTCAGGAAGCGCAGCTCTTCGGTCGACAGGCTTTCCAGCGTACGGCCGGCGAGCGCCTTTTCCTTCTTGACGATGGCTTCGAGCTGCGCCAGGAACCACGGATCGATGGCGGTCTCGGCATACACTTCTTCGAGGCTCATGCCCAGACGGAAGGCGTCGCCCACGTACCAGATACGGTCCGGGCCCGGCTCGCCGATTTCGGCCACGATTTCGTCACGATCGGTCGACTTCTCATCTAGACCGTCCACACCGACTTCCAGGCCACGCATGGCCTTCTGGAACGACTCCTGGAACGTGCGCCCCATGGCCATCACTTCACCGACCGACTTCATCTGCGTGGTCAGGCGGGCATCGGCCTCGCGGAACTTCTCGAAGGCGAAACGCGGCACCTTGGTCACGACGTAATCGATCGTCGGCTCGAACGAAGCCGGCGTCGCACCGCCCGTGATTTCGTTGCGCAATTCGTCGAGCGTATAACCCACGGCCAGCTTGGCTGCGACCTTGGCGATCGGGAAGCCAGTGGCCTTCGAGGCCAGTGCCGACGAACGCGACACACGCGGGTTCATTTCGATGACGACCATACGGCCGTCCTTCGGATTGATCGAGAACTGCACGTTCGAGCCGCCCGTCTCCACACCGATCTCGCGCAGCACGGCGAGCGATGCGTTACGCAGCAGTTGGTATTCCTTGTCGGTCAGCGTCTGCGCCGGGGCCACGGTGATCGAGTCGCCCGTGTGCACGCCCATCGGGTCGAGGTTCTCGATCGAGCACACGATGATGCAATTGTCGGCGCGGTCGCGCACGACTTCCATCTCGAACTCCTTCCAGCCCAGCAGCGACTCTTCGATGAGCAGTTCGCGCGTGGGCGAGAGGTCGAGACCG harbors:
- a CDS encoding DUF4149 domain-containing protein encodes the protein MSATSDVTSTGGAPRLERLFRLIATVWCGSQWAIGYLVAPTLFAVLESRMVAGTVAGRLFHSQAWLSLVCGVLLVWLATALISRTADASVARSYRVLRWLAVAMMVCVLISSFALQPFMAQLRAQAEASGVDIGQSAHAARFGMLHGISSGIYLLQSLLGVALIWRQPVRG
- the carB gene encoding carbamoyl-phosphate synthase large subunit, which gives rise to MPKRTDIKSILIIGAGPIIIGQACEFDYSGAQACKALREEGYKVILINSNPATIMTDPDTADVTYIEPITWEVVERIIAKERPDAILPTMGGQTALNCALDLHRHGVLDKYKVELIGASPEAIDKAEDRQKFKDAMTKIGLGSAKSGIAHSMEEALAVQAQIVAEIGGSGYPMVIRPSFTLGGSGGGIAYNREEFEEICKRGLDLSPTRELLIEESLLGWKEFEMEVVRDRADNCIIVCSIENLDPMGVHTGDSITVAPAQTLTDKEYQLLRNASLAVLREIGVETGGSNVQFSINPKDGRMVVIEMNPRVSRSSALASKATGFPIAKVAAKLAVGYTLDELRNEITGGATPASFEPTIDYVVTKVPRFAFEKFREADARLTTQMKSVGEVMAMGRTFQESFQKAMRGLEVGVDGLDEKSTDRDEIVAEIGEPGPDRIWYVGDAFRLGMSLEEVYAETAIDPWFLAQLEAIVKKEKALAGRTLESLSTEELRFLKQSGFSDRRLAKLLGTDQTAVRKARIAQKVRPVYKRVDTCAAEFSTNTAYMYSTYEEECEAQPTDKKKIMVLGGGPNRIGQGIEFDYCCVHAALALREDGYETIMVNCNPETVSTDYDTSDRLYFEPVTLEDVLEIVDLEKPVGVIVQYGGQTPLKLALDLEANGVPIIGTSPDMIDAAEDRERFQKLLQDLGLRQPPNRTARAEDEALKLAAEIGYPLVVRPSYVLGGRAMEIVHEPRDLERYMREAVKVSNDSPVLLDRFLDDAIECDVDCISDGKDVYIGGVMEHIEQAGVHSGDSACSLPPYSLSAETIAELKRQTAEMARALNVVGLMNVQFAIQQGNGVDTIYVLEVNPRASRTVPYVSKATGRQLAKIAARAMAGQSLTSQGVNGEVVPPYYSVKEAVFPFVKFPGVDPVLGPEMRSTGEVMGVGRTFGEALFKSQLAAGSRLPASGTVLLTVKDADKPRAVEVARMLHALGYPIIATRGTAAAIEAAGIPVRVVNKVKDGRPHIVDMIKNGEIALVFTTVDETRTAIADSRSIRMSAQAHKVTYYTTISGARAAVEGLKYLQNLEVYDLQGLHAQLPA
- the yhbY gene encoding ribosome assembly RNA-binding protein YhbY — translated: MPALTLTPAQRADLRSAAHALNPVVLIGADGLTPAVLKEIDGALKAHELIKVRVFGDERDARVAIYESICDQLGAAPVQHIGKLLVLYRPTRPTPDEKPTPVRARSGGTGTTVKGRAPRTVTVVKTSTNAGRRPTVKKVTVAGNERMTAGGIVKRAKKRQTSVKRQRND
- a CDS encoding RlmE family RNA methyltransferase produces the protein MAKNRFNHAWLHDHINDPYVKMAQREGYRARAAYKLKEIDEQDRLIKPGQVIVDLGSTPGSWSQYARNKLAAGKRVDGGIDGTIIALDILPMEPIADVHFLQGDFREDSVLEQLEEIVAGRKVDLVVSDMAPNLSGVASADAARIEHLCDLALDFAQRHLKPEGALLVKCFHGSGYSQIVEKFKHQFKTVAPRKPKASRDKSSETFILGRGLKKPA
- the greA gene encoding transcription elongation factor GreA → MSTIPLTKRGAELLKEELHRLKTVERPNVITAIAEARAQGDLSENAEYDAAKEKQGFIEGRIADLESKLSAAQIIDPAALDAEGRVVFAATVELEDLENGGTVEYQIVGDDEADLEHGKISVSSPIARALIGKYAGDVAEVQAPSGVREYEIIDVRYV